The following proteins are co-located in the Haloplanus sp. HW8-1 genome:
- the lysS gene encoding lysine--tRNA ligase: MTDHNAFWADDVADEIEARDPDEPIVIKGGVSPSGVPHLGHFNEIMRGYFVASVLRERGHEVRQVFTSDDRDALRAVPRRLADGNWTLVGLGEVDAGALGRNLGKPYTDIPDPFGESDSYGAHFTDLLARSAEAVGVPVEMVSNTALYEAGEFEAVTREVLEKRDLAREVLAEYQDGVDEDYVPFMPQCSACGRLTQDVRDVDLDAGEVAYVCSGLDAGGDHIDGCGNEGVATLRQGKLPWRFEWPAQWKVLGVDFEPFGKDHAEGSWPSGEEIARRVLDVRPPVPMTYEWFTLDGEPLSSSSGNVVTVDEVLDLLEPEVLRYFFVRNPKRAKDFDRERIDLLVDEFDRFERVYFGEADDPDLQPLADRAYPFLVDEVRKERVRLPYTFAAVLGMTDDRDLRIRMARNQGFIDDDTPAWAVEAALGRVERARTWAERMDNAYNYRLQAALPETDFDDDTVAALEDLANFVAEGHDGEAIQGQMYEIPRDHGVDVGDFFAAGYRLFFDDTEGPRLGEFLGELDESFVVTRLRREG; the protein is encoded by the coding sequence ATGACCGACCACAACGCCTTCTGGGCCGACGACGTCGCCGACGAGATCGAGGCCCGGGACCCCGACGAGCCGATCGTGATCAAGGGCGGCGTCTCCCCGTCCGGCGTCCCCCACCTCGGCCACTTCAACGAGATCATGCGCGGCTACTTCGTCGCGAGCGTCCTCCGGGAGCGGGGCCACGAAGTGCGACAGGTGTTCACCAGCGACGACCGCGATGCCCTGCGGGCGGTGCCGCGACGACTCGCCGACGGGAACTGGACCCTCGTCGGCCTCGGGGAGGTCGACGCCGGCGCGCTGGGACGCAACCTCGGCAAGCCCTACACGGACATCCCGGACCCGTTCGGCGAGAGCGACTCCTACGGCGCTCACTTCACCGACCTCCTGGCACGGAGCGCCGAGGCCGTCGGCGTCCCCGTCGAGATGGTGTCGAACACCGCCCTCTACGAGGCCGGCGAGTTCGAGGCGGTCACTCGCGAGGTGCTCGAAAAGCGGGACCTCGCCCGCGAGGTGCTCGCCGAGTATCAGGACGGCGTCGACGAGGACTACGTGCCCTTCATGCCCCAGTGTTCGGCGTGCGGACGGTTGACACAGGACGTCCGCGACGTCGACCTCGACGCCGGCGAGGTCGCGTACGTCTGCTCGGGGCTCGACGCCGGCGGCGACCACATCGACGGCTGTGGGAACGAGGGCGTCGCCACGCTGCGACAGGGAAAGTTGCCGTGGCGCTTCGAGTGGCCCGCCCAGTGGAAGGTCCTCGGCGTCGACTTCGAACCCTTCGGGAAGGACCACGCCGAGGGGTCGTGGCCGAGCGGCGAGGAGATCGCCCGCCGCGTGCTGGATGTTCGGCCGCCGGTCCCCATGACCTACGAGTGGTTCACGCTCGACGGCGAACCCCTCTCCTCGTCGTCGGGCAACGTCGTCACCGTCGACGAGGTGCTCGACCTCCTCGAACCCGAGGTGTTGCGCTACTTCTTCGTGCGCAACCCGAAACGCGCCAAGGATTTCGACCGCGAGCGGATCGACCTGCTGGTCGACGAGTTCGACCGGTTCGAACGGGTCTACTTCGGCGAGGCCGACGATCCGGACCTGCAACCCCTGGCGGATCGGGCCTACCCGTTCCTCGTCGACGAGGTGCGGAAAGAGCGGGTTCGGCTGCCCTACACGTTCGCGGCGGTCCTCGGCATGACCGACGACCGCGACCTCCGGATCCGAATGGCGCGCAACCAGGGGTTCATCGACGACGACACGCCCGCGTGGGCGGTCGAGGCGGCGCTCGGCCGCGTCGAGCGCGCACGAACCTGGGCCGAACGGATGGACAACGCGTACAACTACCGCCTCCAGGCCGCGTTGCCAGAGACGGACTTCGACGACGACACCGTCGCCGCGCTGGAAGACCTCGCGAACTTCGTGGCCGAGGGCCACGACGGCGAGGCGATACAGGGGCAGATGTACGAGATTCCACGCGACCACGGGGTCGACGTCGGCGACTTCTTCGCCGCCGGCTACCGGCTCTTCTTCGACGACACCGAGGGCCCACGGCTCGGGGAGTTCCTCGGCGAACTCGACGAGTCGTTCGTGGTGACGCGGCTCCGACGCGAGGGGTAG
- a CDS encoding cupin domain-containing protein, with the protein MQIRSSDDAETTEAVPDVHLSQLAAGDEMSVQGYTIDPGARVPEHSHPHEQGGLATRGEAVFVVDGEERVVSAGDTYVIPGEVPHAVENRSDEPFEGVDVFSPPRTDPDWQD; encoded by the coding sequence ATGCAGATCCGATCCAGCGACGACGCCGAGACGACCGAAGCGGTCCCCGACGTCCACCTCTCCCAGTTGGCCGCGGGCGACGAGATGAGCGTTCAGGGGTACACCATCGACCCCGGTGCGAGGGTGCCGGAACACAGCCACCCACACGAACAGGGTGGCCTCGCGACGCGTGGCGAAGCCGTGTTCGTCGTCGACGGCGAGGAGCGCGTCGTGAGCGCCGGCGACACCTACGTCATCCCCGGCGAGGTGCCACACGCCGTCGAGAACCGGAGTGACGAGCCGTTCGAGGGCGTCGACGTCTTCAGCCCGCCGCGGACCGACCCCGACTGGCAGGACTGA
- a CDS encoding DUF192 domain-containing protein yields MTRVVHRDDGDRVLAADVTVADTLLAKARGLMFRRSFPGDALVFPFDGATPRTLHMVAVPFDIDALWIRDGRVERVARLSAWTGLGRATADTVIELPAGAADGVGEGDAIGVVGG; encoded by the coding sequence GTGACGCGAGTCGTCCACCGCGACGACGGCGACCGGGTCCTCGCCGCCGACGTGACCGTCGCCGACACCCTCCTCGCGAAGGCCCGCGGTCTCATGTTCCGCCGCTCGTTCCCCGGCGACGCCCTCGTCTTTCCCTTCGACGGCGCCACTCCCCGGACGCTCCACATGGTCGCCGTCCCCTTCGACATCGACGCTCTCTGGATTCGCGACGGGCGAGTCGAACGCGTCGCCCGCCTGTCGGCCTGGACCGGGCTGGGGCGCGCCACGGCCGATACGGTGATCGAACTTCCCGCGGGCGCCGCCGACGGGGTGGGCGAGGGCGACGCGATCGGTGTCGTGGGCGGGTGA
- a CDS encoding zinc ribbon domain-containing protein, with amino-acid sequence METDDRGCPKCGSAETDVGKISTTGGGLSKMFDIQTNSFRVVSCVNCGYSELYRDTGSRGSDIVDVFLG; translated from the coding sequence ATGGAGACGGACGACCGCGGCTGTCCGAAGTGTGGATCGGCCGAGACCGACGTGGGGAAGATCTCCACGACCGGCGGCGGCCTCAGCAAGATGTTCGACATCCAGACCAACTCCTTCCGGGTGGTGTCGTGTGTGAACTGTGGCTACTCGGAACTCTACCGCGACACCGGCTCGCGGGGGAGCGACATCGTCGACGTGTTCCTCGGGTGA
- a CDS encoding multicopper oxidase domain-containing protein — protein sequence MTKQVGAPGTKLSRRQFIAATGTTGVLGLAGCAAPTNDPSRADAATAAQRSAGSLPAAAKPQVVDVTEQSNQVTLRAVTSTLPVHPGDAMGGPVELPRVWAWQADDRAPSVPGPIIRTTEGEDVEVTLDNTDADMPHTVHFHGVRKTWENDGVPTTTGMTVMPGEKHTYEIPANVPGTHLYHCHYQTHRHIDMGMYGVFRVDPKGYEPADQELFMTVKEWDSRLNRKMAGEDVSYSPRNRQPDVFTINGRAAPRTLHPEDGSPVLVSQGDTVRIHFANNGYMNHPIHTHNHRFRVVEKDGSRIPDVAQYEEDILNMAPAERKTIEFEADADPGIYLMHCHKVSHAMNGNFYPGGMVGAIVYESVMDTDIFGQLMEYAGYEP from the coding sequence ATGACGAAGCAAGTCGGTGCACCCGGAACGAAGCTCTCGCGTCGGCAGTTCATCGCGGCGACCGGAACGACGGGGGTGCTCGGCCTCGCCGGTTGTGCCGCGCCGACGAACGACCCCTCACGTGCGGACGCCGCGACGGCGGCCCAGCGGTCGGCCGGGTCGCTCCCGGCCGCGGCCAAGCCACAGGTCGTCGACGTGACCGAGCAGAGCAATCAGGTGACGCTACGGGCGGTCACTTCGACGCTGCCGGTCCACCCCGGTGACGCGATGGGCGGGCCGGTCGAGTTGCCGCGAGTCTGGGCGTGGCAGGCCGATGACCGTGCGCCGAGCGTGCCCGGGCCCATCATTCGGACGACCGAGGGGGAAGACGTCGAGGTGACCCTCGACAACACCGACGCCGACATGCCCCACACCGTCCACTTCCACGGCGTCCGCAAGACGTGGGAGAACGACGGCGTCCCGACGACGACGGGGATGACGGTGATGCCCGGCGAGAAACACACCTACGAGATCCCGGCGAACGTGCCCGGGACCCACCTCTACCACTGTCACTACCAGACCCACCGGCACATCGACATGGGAATGTACGGGGTCTTTCGGGTCGATCCGAAGGGGTACGAACCGGCCGACCAGGAACTGTTCATGACGGTGAAAGAGTGGGATTCCCGGCTCAACCGGAAGATGGCGGGCGAGGACGTCAGCTACAGTCCCCGGAATCGCCAGCCCGACGTGTTCACCATCAACGGCCGCGCGGCGCCCCGAACCCTCCATCCGGAGGACGGCTCGCCGGTGCTCGTCTCGCAGGGCGACACCGTCAGGATACACTTCGCGAACAACGGCTACATGAACCACCCGATCCACACCCATAACCACCGGTTTCGGGTGGTCGAGAAGGACGGATCACGGATTCCCGACGTCGCTCAGTACGAGGAGGACATCCTGAACATGGCCCCGGCCGAGCGCAAGACGATCGAGTTCGAGGCCGACGCCGACCCCGGCATCTACCTCATGCACTGTCACAAGGTCAGCCACGCGATGAACGGGAACTTCTACCCCGGTGGGATGGTCGGCGCCATCGTCTACGAGTCGGTGATGGACACGGATATCTTCGGCCAGTTGATGGAGTACGCGGGATACGAACCGTAG
- a CDS encoding DUF7097 family protein, with product MERTPTGTTVGVDDPYDHADRCDHLTSDGRCRFALERAGDGGGRRSPSSRPSAGDDPEFAAARRAEGYDCVVAGDAEWCDCPHYRSTTDGRECRRCGLDEVRMAHDDARPLLEEHHLSYGGADDGDGPTHEITVALCRWCHAKVHAGWARIDDGVNPDAEALAAREERRSAERAEFGFRTAAERDDRE from the coding sequence ATGGAGCGGACGCCGACGGGAACCACGGTCGGGGTCGACGACCCCTACGACCACGCCGACCGCTGTGACCACCTGACATCGGACGGTCGCTGTCGGTTCGCGCTGGAACGTGCCGGCGACGGCGGGGGACGACGTTCCCCGAGTAGCCGGCCGTCGGCCGGCGACGACCCCGAGTTCGCCGCCGCCCGCCGTGCGGAGGGGTACGACTGCGTCGTCGCCGGCGACGCCGAGTGGTGTGACTGTCCCCACTACCGCTCGACGACCGACGGCCGCGAGTGTCGGCGCTGCGGGCTCGACGAGGTGCGGATGGCTCACGACGACGCCCGGCCACTGCTGGAAGAACACCACCTGTCCTACGGGGGGGCCGACGACGGTGACGGCCCGACCCACGAGATCACGGTCGCGCTCTGTCGCTGGTGTCACGCGAAGGTCCACGCGGGATGGGCACGGATCGACGACGGCGTCAATCCCGACGCGGAGGCCCTCGCGGCCCGCGAGGAGCGCCGAAGCGCGGAGCGAGCGGAGTTCGGGTTCCGGACGGCCGCCGAGCGGGACGACCGGGAGTGA
- a CDS encoding GMP synthase subunit A: MTRIVVVDNHGQFTHLERRALRDAGVDTEIVDNTTPPADLDADGLVLSGGPDMDRIGRCGEYLGMDVPVLGICLGMQIMAAEIDGAVGAGDYGGYADVDVRIVDDADPLVGSLAPETRVWASHADEVVDLPTGFTHTATSDVCEVEAMSDPDRELYGVQWHPEVAHTAEGEDVFENFIARCR, encoded by the coding sequence ATGACCCGGATCGTCGTCGTCGACAATCACGGCCAGTTCACGCATCTGGAGCGGCGGGCGCTCCGCGACGCGGGCGTGGACACCGAAATCGTCGACAACACCACGCCGCCGGCTGACCTCGACGCGGACGGCCTCGTCCTCTCGGGGGGACCCGACATGGACCGCATCGGACGCTGTGGCGAGTATCTCGGCATGGACGTGCCGGTTCTCGGCATCTGCCTCGGCATGCAGATCATGGCCGCGGAAATCGACGGCGCGGTCGGCGCGGGCGACTACGGCGGCTACGCCGACGTCGACGTGCGGATCGTCGACGACGCGGACCCACTCGTCGGCTCGCTCGCCCCCGAGACGCGGGTGTGGGCCAGCCACGCCGACGAGGTGGTCGACCTCCCGACGGGCTTTACTCACACCGCCACGAGCGACGTCTGCGAGGTCGAGGCGATGAGCGACCCGGACCGGGAGCTCTACGGCGTCCAGTGGCACCCCGAGGTCGCCCACACCGCGGAGGGCGAGGACGTGTTCGAGAACTTCATCGCCCGCTGTCGGTGA
- a CDS encoding DUF2070 family protein has product MTATQSDLAGLSRYIFTAPSWYASLGFALILAAMAGIAAFDSGDTSPTWRNLLILGRDAWQGIFFIGLPTIIASVGTTGVDRYVGGKLTPNRSSLLALLSEVILVAILTVAGIVSQVTMLGQTFVYDALVIALASIFAFRLLVVMAVSQSSLLIAAVPASLQTVVSAVFLFVYSGTVRLLELGGPLVDAYLMPYLSRASEAPPELWVIDANHFQLLAITCVLYAGAVYTFIRVIDRPWQRSLGVSVLDFIRGFVGHVAEGSRELEDFFEKLGEEAIVPVTVLSFRSADGDEKARFVLPMIHPGPMGEIGGGNFPVRVAEHTEGLVFPPHATAGHDFNLVTEREVDTILDAIDDAEERLTYVEEASRSVRTESGEVSMLGQAFGDDALLIATYAPGFADDVEFGVGLSAAAEARTVGLDDVLLVDAHNSNNGLQGEDLGHVTPGSERAFDMITAAKRAGRRLGEAPRGPIRLGVAWDRTEWDALDGIGPLGIRVAVVEVDGQQTAYVLVDGNNMVPGLRSRVLDAVTAVAPVDAAEVMTTDTHIVNSVEADNQVGSAIDHGEFVALIERLVGEAVDDLEPVSAALATERTTVTVFGNDRTETLASHANALVSMGGALAAVIILAAMAASVLIFFLTG; this is encoded by the coding sequence ATGACGGCGACCCAGTCCGACCTCGCGGGGCTGTCGCGGTACATCTTCACCGCCCCCAGTTGGTACGCCAGCCTCGGGTTCGCCCTGATCCTGGCCGCGATGGCCGGCATCGCGGCCTTCGACTCGGGGGACACGTCGCCGACGTGGCGGAACCTGCTCATCCTGGGGCGTGACGCCTGGCAGGGGATCTTCTTTATCGGCCTCCCGACGATCATCGCGTCGGTGGGGACGACCGGCGTCGACCGGTACGTCGGCGGCAAACTCACGCCGAACCGGTCGTCGTTGCTGGCGCTCCTCTCCGAGGTCATCCTCGTCGCCATCCTCACCGTCGCAGGCATCGTCTCGCAGGTGACGATGCTGGGCCAGACGTTCGTCTACGACGCGCTGGTGATCGCATTGGCCTCCATCTTCGCCTTCCGGCTGCTGGTCGTCATGGCCGTCTCACAGTCCTCGCTGCTGATCGCCGCGGTGCCCGCCAGCCTCCAGACCGTCGTCTCGGCGGTCTTCCTGTTCGTCTACAGCGGGACCGTCCGCTTGCTGGAACTCGGCGGTCCGCTCGTGGACGCCTACCTGATGCCCTATCTCTCGCGGGCCTCCGAGGCCCCGCCCGAACTGTGGGTCATCGACGCCAACCACTTCCAACTGCTCGCGATCACGTGCGTGCTCTACGCCGGCGCCGTCTACACGTTCATCCGGGTGATCGACCGACCGTGGCAGCGCAGCCTCGGGGTCTCCGTCCTCGACTTCATCCGCGGATTCGTTGGGCACGTGGCCGAGGGCTCGCGCGAACTGGAGGATTTCTTCGAGAAACTCGGCGAGGAGGCCATCGTCCCCGTGACGGTGCTTTCCTTTCGCTCGGCCGACGGCGACGAGAAGGCCCGGTTCGTCCTCCCGATGATCCACCCGGGGCCGATGGGGGAGATCGGGGGCGGTAACTTCCCCGTTCGGGTGGCCGAACACACCGAGGGGCTGGTCTTTCCGCCCCACGCCACCGCAGGCCACGACTTCAACCTCGTGACCGAACGCGAGGTCGACACCATCCTCGACGCCATCGACGACGCCGAGGAGCGACTCACGTACGTTGAGGAGGCGTCGCGGAGCGTCCGCACGGAGTCGGGCGAAGTGTCGATGCTCGGGCAGGCGTTCGGCGACGACGCCCTGCTGATCGCGACGTACGCGCCCGGGTTCGCCGACGACGTGGAGTTCGGCGTCGGCCTGTCGGCGGCCGCCGAGGCCCGCACCGTCGGCCTCGACGACGTACTCCTCGTCGACGCCCACAACTCCAACAACGGTCTACAGGGCGAGGACCTCGGGCACGTCACCCCGGGGAGCGAGCGCGCGTTCGACATGATCACGGCGGCCAAGCGGGCCGGGCGGCGACTGGGCGAGGCGCCGCGTGGCCCGATCCGCCTCGGCGTCGCCTGGGACCGGACCGAGTGGGACGCGCTGGACGGAATCGGTCCCCTCGGGATCCGCGTCGCCGTCGTCGAGGTCGACGGCCAGCAGACGGCGTACGTCCTCGTCGACGGCAACAACATGGTCCCCGGACTCCGGAGTCGCGTCCTCGATGCGGTGACCGCCGTCGCCCCGGTCGACGCGGCGGAGGTGATGACGACCGATACGCACATCGTCAACAGCGTCGAGGCGGACAACCAGGTAGGGTCGGCCATCGACCACGGCGAGTTCGTCGCGCTGATCGAACGACTCGTCGGGGAGGCCGTCGACGACCTCGAACCGGTGTCGGCCGCGCTGGCGACCGAGCGCACGACGGTGACCGTCTTCGGCAACGACCGGACGGAGACGCTCGCCAGTCACGCGAACGCCCTCGTCTCGATGGGCGGGGCGCTCGCCGCCGTCATCATCCTCGCCGCCATGGCGGCGAGCGTCCTGATCTTCTTCCTCACAGGCTGA
- a CDS encoding HVO_0649 family zinc finger protein, translating into MSMKDRSASTPFGRLRAHYEESRAACPACGHEDREVEWRVTAAAGRRVEYRHRCPSCDAVDTRELSL; encoded by the coding sequence ATGTCAATGAAGGATCGATCCGCGTCGACACCGTTCGGCCGGCTTCGGGCCCACTACGAGGAGTCACGGGCGGCGTGTCCGGCCTGTGGACACGAGGACCGCGAGGTGGAGTGGCGCGTGACCGCCGCTGCCGGCCGGCGCGTCGAGTACCGGCACCGGTGTCCGAGTTGTGACGCGGTGGACACGCGCGAACTCAGCCTGTGA